A genome region from Cucumis sativus cultivar 9930 chromosome 4, Cucumber_9930_V3, whole genome shotgun sequence includes the following:
- the LOC101216695 gene encoding MAPK kinase substrate protein At1g80180, whose protein sequence is MEGLQRSAVSFRRQGSSGLVWDDRFLSGELKQTATTSEKESEENQDQGKSTAAAAAAAVEPISITIERSRSNGGRGYRTGKVSPAIEPPSPKVSACGFCSAFGKPAKKSRRTKTGKRRSR, encoded by the coding sequence ATGGAGGGTTTGCAGAGATCTGCAGTTTCATTCCGGCGGCAAGGCTCATCGGGATTAGTTTGGGACGATCGGTTTTTGTCCGGCGAGTTGAAGCAAACGGCGACGACGTCGGAGAAAGAATCGGAAGAGAATCAAGATCAAGGGAAGTCaacggcggcggcggcggcggcggcagTGGAGCCGATCAGTATTACGATCGAGAGGAGCCGATCCAACGGTGGGCGTGGGTATCGAACTGGGAAAGTGTCGCCGGCGATTGAGCCACCGTCGCCGAAGGTATCGGCCTGTGGATTCTGTAGCGCGTTTGGGAAACCGGCGAAGAAGAGTCGCCGGACGAAAACTGGTAAGCGTAGATCGAGGTAA
- the LOC101216450 gene encoding peptide deformylase 1A, chloroplastic/mitochondrial: MEAIHRFSFRLFPISLAERCRKPSLLPPNFRKLIHRPISSSPNIPKFIPVPKTYSSSSTSIAKAGWFLGLGEQKKMSLPSIVKAGDPVLHEPAREVDPKEIGSEKVQKIIDDMILTMRKAPGVGLAAPQIGIPLRIIVLEDTKEYISYAPKEEIKAQDRRSFDLLVIINPKLKSKSNKTALFFEGCLSVDGFRAVVERYLDVEVAGFDRDGNPIKVDASGWQARILQHECDHLDGTLYVDKMVPRTFRTTENLTLPLAEGCPKLGAR, from the exons ATGGAGGCAATTCACCGATTCTCCTTCCGTCTCTTCCCAATCTCTCTTGCCGAAAGGTGTCGCAAACCTTCTTTACTTCCACCTAATTTTCGAAAACTTATCCACAGGCCCATTTCTTCATCGCCCAACATTCCAAAGTTCATCCCCGTCCCCAAAACCTACAGTTCCTCTTCAACTTCCATTGCCAAAGCCGGTTGGTTTCTTGGTCTCGGAGAGCAGAAGAAAATGAGCTTACCGTCGATTGTGAAGGCTGGTGACCCAGTTTTGCACGAGCCTGCTCGTGAAGTTGATCCTAAGGAAATAGGATCGGAGAAGGTTCAGAAGATAATCGACGATATGATTTTGACCATGAGGAAGGCTCCTGGAGTCGGTCTTGCAGCTCCCCAGATTGGAATTCCATTAAGG ATAATTGTTTTGGAAGATACTAAAGAATATATAAGTTATGCACCTAAGGAGGAGATCAAAGCACAAGATAGGCGCTCCTTTGATCTTCTG GTGATCATAAACCCAAAGctaaaaagtaaaagcaaCAAGACTGCGTTGTTTTTTGAAGGGTGCCTCAG TGTTGATGGATTTAGAGCAGTGGTAGAACGCTATCTTGATGTTGAGGTAGCTGGTTTCGATCGAGATGGGAATCCTATCAAGGTGGACGCTTCAGGATGGCAGGCTCGAATCTTACAGCACGAATGTGATCATTTGGATGGAACCCTTTATGTCGACAAGATGGTGCCTCGAACATTCAGAACAACTGAAAATTTGACTTTACCTCTTGCTGAGGGTTGCCCCAAGCTTGGAGCTCGCTAA